A DNA window from Oncorhynchus tshawytscha isolate Ot180627B linkage group LG13, Otsh_v2.0, whole genome shotgun sequence contains the following coding sequences:
- the LOC112264784 gene encoding LOW QUALITY PROTEIN: bromodomain-containing protein 2 (The sequence of the model RefSeq protein was modified relative to this genomic sequence to represent the inferred CDS: inserted 1 base in 1 codon), translating to METAINPPHDSSLGGVDVGLHGVMAMEQGPPGPGKRIRKPSLLFEGFEGPPLLPHGQAPPSGSPRPLVYDTNRQGRATNQLQFLQRAMMKYLWRHHFAWPFHEPVDASKLSLPDYHKIIKQPMDMGTIKRRLESNYYRSASECMQDFNTMFTNCYIYNKPTDDIVLMAQSLEKAFLQKVAQMPQEEIELPPPPPRGKPGKPGRGXRATVPGGVTTAHQVPAVSQSAYSPPTPDTPESLLSTPPQTLLAKSLPLTLHSTPAMLSLPPTQPTAKKKGVKRKADTTTPTTMAMPITVGVGGIGMGMAGGPDSPLTLTSLGVGHGLGLGMGMGIGMGRGRGTAGAKAPAGRRGVSGRPIKPPKKDLPDSVQLQPVRRGKLGQQLRYCNGILKELLSKKHAAYAWPFYKPVDASMLGLHDYHDIIKQPMDLSTIKRKMDSREYRDAQQFAGDVRIMYSNCYKYNPPDHDVVAMARKLQDVFEFCFAKMPDEPVAPPASMGGRSSSSSSSSSSSSESDPSSESESDSSPSSDSEEERAHRLAELQEQLKAVHEQLAALSQGPIVKPKRKKEKDKKKKKKPEKHRGSRVPVEEDIPIRPAKMPKVTKMLKMSKTPKSSKGGSTQGKRSTGKKSNKSKSSKKSQAVTLSMHQMSAAAMLPHYDSEEEDEVSPMSYDEKRQLSLDINKLPGEKLGRVVHIIQAREPSLRDTNPEEIEIDFETLKPSTLRELERYVMTCLRKKPRKPYGKKGGAGKSREELALEKQLELEQRLLDVSGQLNSGKKPQKTKEKPSAVEPHAVASRLSASSSSSDSSSSSSSSSSDTSDSD from the exons ATGGAGACGGCCATAAACCCGCCCCATGACAG CTCCCTGGGCGGGGTCGACGTAGGCCTGCATGGCGTCATGGCGATGGAGCAGGGCCCGCCGGGCCCCGGAAAGCGCATCCGGAAACCGTCACTGCTGTTCGAGGGATTCGAGGGCCCGCCGTTGCTCCCCCACGGGCAAGCTCCCCCCTCTGGGTCACCACGGCCCCTAGTGTACGACACGAACCGGCAGGGCCGCGCCACCAACCAGCTGCAGTTCCTCCAGAGAGCCATGATGAAGTACCTGTGGAGGCACCACTTCGCATGGCCCTTCCATGAGCCTGTGGACGCCTCCAAGCTCAGCCTGCCT GACTATCACAAGATCATCAAACAGCCCATGGACATGGGGACCATCAAGCGGCGCCTGGAGAGCAACTACTACCGCAGCGCCAGCGAGTGCATGCAGGACTTCAACACCATGTTCACCAACTGCTACATCTacaataag CCTACAGATGATATTGTTCTGATGGCCCAGTCCCTGGAGAAAGCTTTCCTTCAGAAGGTTGCCCAGATGCCCCAGGAGGAGATAGAActgccccctcctccaccacGGGGAAAACCGGGCAAGCCAGGCAGAG GCAGGGCCACAG TACCAGGAGGAGTGACGACTGCTCACCAGGTCCCGGCAGTGTCCCAGTCCGCGTACTCTCCCCCCACGCCGGACACCCCAGAGTCGCTGCTCTCCACCCCCCCACAGACGCTCCTGGCCAAGAGCCTACCTCTCACCCTCCACAGTACTCCTGCTATGCTAAGCTTACCccccacacagcccacagccaaG AAAAAGGGAGTGAAGCGGAAAGCagacaccaccacccccaccaccatggCCATGCCCATCACCGTGGGCGTTGGCGGGATTGGCATGGGCATGGCCGGCGGGCCCGACTCCCCGTTGACACTCACCTCGCTGGGGGTAGGCCATGGCCTGGGGCTCGGCATGGGGATGGGTATTGGTATGGGCCGCGGCAGAGGCACGGCGGGCGCCAAAGCACCTGCAGGGAGGCGGGGAGTCAGCGGGCGCCCTATCAAGCCGCCGAAAAAGGACCTACCGGATTCTGTGCAGCTCCAGCCGGTGCGGCGCGGCAAACTGGGCCAGCAGCTCCGGTACTGCAACGGGATTCTCAAAGAGCTGCTGTCCAAGAAACACGCGGCGTACGCCTGGCCTTTCTACAAACCAGTGGACGCCTCCATGCTGGGCCTACACGACTACCACGACATCATCAAGCAGCCCATGGACCTCAGCACCATCAAG AGGAAAATGGACAGTCGAGAGTACCGGGACGCCCAGCAGTTTGCCGGCGACGTGAGGATAATGTACTCTAACTGCTACAAGTACAACCCTCCAGACCATGACGTGGTAGCCATGGCACGCAAACTACAG gacGTCTTTGAGTTCTGCTTTGCCAAGATGCCCGACGAGCCTGTGGCCCCTCCCGCTTCCATGGGTGGGCGCTCCTCATCttcgtcctcttcctcctcgtcctcGTCTGAGAGCGACCccagcagcgagagcgagagcgacagcaGCCCCAGCTCGGACAGCGAGGAGGAGCGAGCACACCGCCTGGCCGAGCTGCAGGAACAG CTGAAAGCAGTTCATGAACAACTGGCAGCACTCTCCCAGGGCCCCATCGTCAAGCctaagaggaagaaagagaaggacaagaagaagaagaagaagcccgAGAAGCATCGGGGAAGCCGGGTACCAGTCGAAGAGGATATACCCATCCGGCCGGCTAAAATGCCCAAGGTCACCAAGATGCTGAAGATGTCGAAGACGCCCAAGAGCAGCAAAGGGGGCTCCACACAGGGCAAGAGGAGCACTGGCAAGAAGAGCAACAAGAGCAA gtcctccaagaagTCTCAGGCAGTGACGCTCAGCATGCACCAGATGAGCGCTGCTGCCATGCTCCCCCACTACGACtccgaggaggaggacgaggtgtCGCCCATGAGCTACGACGAGAAGCGCCAGCTCAGCCTGGACATCAACAAGCTGCCCGGGGAGAAGCTGGGCCGCGTGGTTCACATCATCCAGGCACGCGAGCCTTCGCTGCGCGACACCAACCCAGAGGAGATCGAGATCGACTTTGAGACGCTCAAGCCGTCCACGCTGCGCGAGCTGGAACGTTACGTCATGACCTGCCTCCGCAAGAAGCCTCGCAAGCCCTACG GGAAGAAAGGTGGAGCAGGGAAGTCCCGGGAGGAATTGGCTCTGGAGAAGCAGTTGGAACTGGAGCAGAGGTTGCTGGATGTCAGCGGGCAGCTCAACTCTGGCAAGAAGCCTCAGAAAACCAAAG AGAAGCCCAGTGCAGTGGAGCCCCATGCCGTAGCGTCTCGCCTCAGCGCCAGCAGCTCCAGCTCAGActcttcctcatcttcttcctcgtcctcctctgACACCAGTGACTCGGACTGA